A genome region from Archaeoglobus fulgidus DSM 4304 includes the following:
- the surE gene encoding 5'/3'-nucleotidase SurE: MKILLTNDDGLYSAGLKAAYDALSELGEVFVVAPAVQRSGVGRSLSIMEPIRVSEVKVNGMRVFAVDGTPTDSVIIGMYEVIGEIPDLAVSGINLGENLSTEAATTSGTVGAALEAATHGSKTIAISLQMPDVSKFELTSKADFSFASKVLRGIAEIVLYKGLPEGVDLLNVNVPAKPNGKIAVTRLARRMYRVSVEKRLDPRGREYYWIYGEETEDAEEGTDIHALRQGYVSITPLKIDLTASVEFDIVEGWFDGLEWEV; encoded by the coding sequence ATGAAAATCCTCTTAACTAACGACGACGGGCTTTACTCCGCCGGACTTAAAGCCGCTTATGACGCGTTGAGCGAGCTTGGGGAGGTTTTTGTTGTAGCCCCAGCAGTGCAGAGGAGCGGTGTTGGGAGAAGCCTTTCCATAATGGAGCCGATAAGGGTTTCGGAGGTTAAAGTAAACGGGATGAGAGTTTTTGCGGTTGACGGCACCCCCACCGACTCAGTAATCATTGGAATGTACGAGGTAATCGGAGAGATTCCCGATTTAGCGGTCAGCGGAATTAATTTAGGGGAAAATCTCTCAACAGAGGCCGCTACAACCTCAGGCACTGTTGGCGCAGCGCTTGAAGCAGCAACCCACGGAAGCAAAACCATAGCCATCTCCCTGCAAATGCCTGACGTGAGCAAGTTCGAGCTGACGAGCAAGGCCGATTTTAGCTTTGCATCCAAGGTGCTGCGGGGTATAGCGGAAATTGTGCTTTACAAAGGATTGCCTGAGGGTGTGGACTTGTTGAACGTTAACGTTCCGGCAAAGCCGAACGGAAAAATTGCTGTAACGAGGCTCGCAAGAAGAATGTACAGAGTAAGCGTCGAGAAGAGGCTGGATCCGAGAGGGAGGGAGTACTACTGGATTTATGGAGAGGAAACGGAGGATGCGGAGGAGGGGACTGACATCCACGCACTCAGGCAGGGGTACGTGAGCATCACGCCCCTGAAAATCGACCTGACAGCTTCGGTTGAGTTTGATATAGTAGAAGGGTGGTTTGATGGACTCGAGTGGGAAGTATAA
- the rpiA gene encoding ribose-5-phosphate isomerase RpiA, with product MDSSGKYNAAKLALELVKDGMVLGIGSGSTVEVFLNLLGDKIREEGLEIYGIPSSYQSYFAAIRNGVEIVDLVEFEPDLCIDGADQVDAKLNCIKGGGGAMTREKIVAKASRKVVIIVDESKLVEKLSMPVPVEVLPFAYGWVLREIEKMGCKARLREGKGKIGPVITDNGNFVVDCDFGVIEEDRVEGLEGEIKLISGVVENGIFSKELIDAVIAGSSRSARFL from the coding sequence ATGGACTCGAGTGGGAAGTATAACGCCGCAAAGCTTGCTCTTGAGCTTGTAAAGGATGGCATGGTTCTCGGAATAGGGAGTGGTTCTACAGTTGAGGTGTTTCTGAACCTGCTCGGAGACAAAATAAGGGAGGAGGGACTGGAAATCTACGGAATTCCATCATCATACCAGTCCTACTTCGCTGCGATCAGGAATGGGGTTGAAATTGTTGACCTGGTTGAGTTCGAGCCGGACCTGTGCATTGACGGGGCTGATCAGGTAGATGCCAAGCTGAACTGCATAAAGGGCGGCGGGGGAGCGATGACGAGGGAAAAAATCGTTGCCAAGGCGAGCAGGAAGGTTGTGATAATCGTGGACGAGAGCAAGCTTGTGGAAAAACTGTCAATGCCTGTGCCGGTTGAAGTGCTGCCCTTCGCTTACGGATGGGTTCTGAGGGAGATTGAGAAAATGGGATGCAAGGCAAGGCTGAGGGAAGGAAAGGGAAAGATTGGGCCGGTGATAACGGATAACGGAAATTTTGTTGTGGACTGCGACTTTGGTGTTATAGAAGAGGATAGGGTTGAGGGTTTGGAGGGTGAGATAAAGCTGATTAGCGGGGTTGTCGAGAACGGTATCTTTTCGAAAGAGCTGATAGATGCTGTAATTGCTGGGTCAAGTCGATCTGCAAGATTTCTTTAA
- a CDS encoding PGF-CTERM sorting domain-containing protein: MKRVGLIGVIMAALLVISATPVMAGVSVKVSVNTTYPGELTVENFNLTPTYGRVPLTINITDVYLKNTNLTTPLSGTVYLYVNGQIKNNYYCSVTQTNNTTSWMSCGIEYTITDTSQTNISVGNKTDYLQNVTLTLWTTQLPESYVPQIPTLDLKDDGPISVDVLKIPSLKLSDDQVNVGETVTIEANWNYYAKEDGTRRIAVVSWADYRNIRSGATIDVATLLDKSKMTISLPEDGGSNSWDFTPTEPGYYVVVAFVDDTNFSDVLVFRATPTAAEKPTVSISVSKSVVALGDYIKVGASMSTDQAVKPIAVFITGANQTEVLCSYPEPGASTVGAWTVKEACGDDEWWIQIKDRPEGVYVAKIDVGEGELRAEATAVFQVVKPKILSLDVPSQHVKGQDLVITGTTNLAKSGTEDDSGSNAAENKAYLVIKDLSGKEVFNDTLSNQVYDSTGGKVKSNAVSLIDSDGSFKFKIDYFGKYFATETGFYIAEVKIQSDSLGEYTDTETATFEVVKPELKLIADKTTVTRGDTVTFTIDTNLKINSEVKFKIDDLAFCSGDPDCDVKEKTYYVDALGDVVIKLDVNTEAPLTDYKFTAEIPGLGISTDIRVSVVKQTLDISVDRTTVPRGGDIRVTGSSTADGVYIYASDSGVFTVGDTPVPDVDLKTKGSKINTTDVPYMEPDDNDNIDFQISVNVTGVETGTYYLYFYAPANISVVDKASDPQKIIAVTVTDPQIVEVTAPSKVPYQSKFEVSVLTDPGDRDNVEVRLVLSGPNVRDTTVADWASVDTNNYFNKTVDLRDIAKNKLNLDALEPGLYVLTAELRFKQSLGGEKVDSEDKLIEILGLTFEVDVNTPVVIGDEIVVNITTDRLEAGYDKIFVTLVGTNYKVTQVATLNSEGKATVTFETYGMSAGTYKVYVRDTMDTCSETDQYTWVDEHYMLDPASELAPMYKADDDVLVIKTIELLETAPTTTTVVTTTTAVTTTTVATTTTAVETTTTEAVTTTTEAQQGGGVPGFEAVFAIAGLLAVAYLLRRK, from the coding sequence ATGAAAAGGGTAGGATTAATAGGCGTAATAATGGCGGCGCTTTTAGTGATATCAGCGACTCCAGTGATGGCAGGAGTGTCGGTTAAAGTGTCGGTTAACACGACTTATCCTGGCGAGCTGACAGTCGAGAATTTCAATTTAACGCCAACTTACGGCAGGGTTCCACTGACTATAAACATTACTGATGTCTATCTGAAAAATACTAACCTCACTACGCCTCTTTCGGGTACAGTGTACTTGTACGTAAATGGGCAAATAAAGAATAATTACTACTGTAGTGTAACACAGACGAATAACACGACCAGTTGGATGTCATGTGGCATTGAATATACAATAACAGACACAAGTCAGACCAACATCTCAGTTGGAAACAAAACAGACTATCTACAAAACGTGACGCTCACTCTCTGGACAACTCAGCTACCGGAATCCTATGTCCCTCAGATTCCAACGCTGGACTTGAAAGATGACGGTCCGATATCTGTGGATGTACTGAAAATACCGTCGTTGAAGTTGTCAGATGACCAAGTTAACGTTGGGGAGACTGTGACCATTGAAGCCAATTGGAATTACTATGCCAAAGAAGATGGTACAAGAAGGATTGCAGTGGTTTCATGGGCGGATTACAGGAACATAAGGAGTGGGGCCACGATTGACGTAGCTACACTTCTCGACAAATCGAAGATGACGATTTCTCTTCCAGAAGATGGCGGCTCTAACAGTTGGGATTTCACACCCACGGAGCCAGGTTACTATGTAGTGGTAGCGTTTGTGGACGACACCAACTTCTCTGATGTGCTGGTGTTTAGAGCAACACCAACAGCGGCTGAGAAGCCAACGGTCTCGATAAGCGTCAGTAAGAGTGTGGTTGCTCTTGGAGATTACATCAAAGTGGGTGCGTCAATGTCGACGGATCAGGCAGTAAAGCCAATTGCGGTGTTTATTACAGGTGCAAATCAGACTGAGGTGCTGTGTAGCTATCCCGAGCCAGGGGCTTCGACTGTAGGGGCTTGGACTGTGAAGGAAGCCTGCGGCGATGACGAGTGGTGGATACAAATAAAAGACAGACCAGAGGGGGTTTATGTTGCTAAAATAGATGTCGGAGAGGGTGAACTCAGGGCTGAGGCAACGGCTGTGTTCCAGGTTGTCAAGCCGAAGATCCTTAGCTTGGACGTTCCATCGCAGCATGTCAAAGGACAGGACTTGGTAATCACGGGTACAACTAACTTGGCTAAGTCGGGTACCGAAGATGATAGTGGAAGCAATGCCGCGGAAAATAAGGCGTACCTGGTTATAAAGGACCTCTCAGGTAAGGAGGTATTCAACGATACTTTGAGCAATCAGGTGTACGATTCAACAGGAGGAAAAGTTAAGAGTAATGCTGTCTCCCTCATCGACTCGGATGGAAGCTTCAAATTCAAGATCGACTACTTTGGTAAGTACTTTGCGACTGAAACTGGATTTTACATCGCCGAAGTGAAAATACAGTCCGACTCTCTTGGAGAATACACGGACACTGAGACTGCCACGTTCGAGGTTGTTAAGCCCGAGTTAAAACTCATAGCTGATAAGACAACTGTCACGAGAGGTGACACAGTTACATTCACAATTGACACGAACCTCAAAATTAATTCAGAAGTGAAATTCAAGATAGACGATTTGGCCTTCTGCAGTGGTGATCCAGACTGTGACGTAAAAGAAAAAACTTATTACGTTGACGCATTGGGCGATGTTGTAATAAAGCTTGATGTCAACACAGAGGCTCCGTTGACTGACTACAAGTTTACAGCAGAAATTCCTGGTTTGGGCATCTCAACAGACATTAGGGTTAGTGTAGTTAAGCAAACGCTGGATATCAGCGTCGACAGAACTACAGTTCCCAGAGGTGGAGATATAAGAGTTACAGGATCCTCGACTGCCGACGGAGTTTACATCTATGCCAGCGATTCAGGTGTGTTTACGGTTGGTGATACACCAGTCCCGGATGTGGATCTGAAGACTAAAGGATCTAAGATTAACACTACCGATGTTCCTTACATGGAACCTGACGATAATGACAACATTGATTTCCAGATATCAGTGAACGTTACGGGGGTGGAGACTGGAACATACTATCTGTACTTCTACGCACCAGCTAACATCTCAGTAGTCGATAAAGCCTCAGACCCGCAGAAGATTATCGCAGTCACTGTTACCGACCCGCAGATCGTTGAAGTCACCGCTCCGAGCAAAGTTCCATACCAGTCCAAGTTTGAAGTAAGTGTTCTTACAGATCCCGGTGACAGGGACAATGTCGAAGTTAGGCTCGTCCTCTCTGGGCCTAATGTTAGAGATACAACAGTAGCGGATTGGGCTTCCGTAGATACAAATAACTACTTCAACAAGACGGTAGATCTCAGGGATATAGCGAAAAATAAACTTAACCTTGACGCACTTGAGCCGGGGCTTTACGTACTGACAGCTGAACTTAGATTCAAGCAGAGCTTAGGTGGAGAAAAGGTGGATTCAGAGGACAAGCTGATTGAAATCCTTGGGCTCACGTTCGAAGTAGATGTCAACACACCTGTGGTGATTGGTGACGAGATAGTTGTCAACATAACTACTGACAGGCTTGAGGCAGGATACGACAAAATATTTGTGACTCTGGTAGGTACAAATTACAAGGTTACTCAGGTTGCAACTCTCAATAGCGAGGGCAAGGCTACCGTAACCTTCGAAACATATGGGATGAGCGCGGGAACTTACAAAGTTTACGTGAGAGATACAATGGATACTTGCAGCGAAACCGACCAATACACTTGGGTTGATGAACACTATATGCTTGACCCGGCAAGTGAACTTGCTCCAATGTACAAGGCCGACGATGACGTCCTCGTAATCAAGACAATCGAACTCCTTGAAACCGCACCAACTACAACAACAGTCGTAACAACCACGACTGCCGTTACAACCACAACAGTTGCCACAACCACCACAGCAGTAGAAACCACAACAACCGAAGCTGTCACAACCACAACCGAAGCCCAGCAGGGCGGCGGAGTGCCTGGCTTCGAGGCAGTGTTCGCCATTGCTGGCCTGCTGGCAGTGGCGTACCTGCTGAGAAGGAAGTAA
- a CDS encoding DUF86 domain-containing protein has translation MRRRRYLEKLEWVEREINFATEHAMSDEVRKRAVLYSIMTAVEVVMDIVAMLVKDLGKQVEDDYTNISKLLEECVIEESEAELLRRYNGLRNAIAHHYNHLDLSKVERALTQLDELYEVAVKLVKTADKLAG, from the coding sequence GTGCGAAGAAGGAGATACTTGGAAAAACTTGAGTGGGTGGAGAGGGAGATTAACTTTGCCACTGAGCATGCGATGTCGGATGAGGTGAGGAAGAGAGCAGTTCTTTACTCCATCATGACAGCGGTGGAGGTTGTAATGGACATTGTAGCGATGTTAGTGAAGGATTTGGGAAAGCAGGTGGAGGATGACTACACCAACATTTCAAAGCTTCTTGAAGAGTGTGTAATTGAGGAGAGCGAGGCGGAACTTTTGAGAAGATACAACGGCCTCAGGAATGCCATTGCCCACCACTACAACCACCTGGACCTCTCAAAGGTTGAGAGAGCGTTAACGCAGCTTGACGAGCTCTACGAGGTTGCCGTGAAGCTCGTGAAGACTGCTGATAAGCTTGCAGGTTAG
- a CDS encoding nucleotidyltransferase domain-containing protein yields the protein MYVAPEIRRNDKLLESLREDFREFADSCLGILLYGSYARGEETKRSDIDVCLVRPEEGIFDRVMHKLGGKYDVKVFEDLPFYVRIEVIKNHIRIYAKDELDFYLYKQRKIWEDMERRIRENEFSSVEEKIQARKRWLSAKKEILGKT from the coding sequence ATGTATGTGGCTCCCGAAATCAGGCGCAATGATAAACTGCTGGAAAGTCTGAGGGAAGACTTTAGGGAGTTCGCCGATTCCTGTCTGGGCATCCTGCTCTACGGCTCATACGCCAGAGGTGAGGAGACGAAGAGAAGTGACATTGACGTTTGTCTGGTCAGGCCAGAGGAGGGGATTTTTGACAGGGTAATGCATAAGCTGGGCGGGAAGTATGACGTTAAGGTGTTCGAAGACCTTCCATTTTACGTTCGCATTGAGGTGATAAAAAATCACATCAGGATTTACGCAAAGGATGAGCTTGACTTTTACCTCTACAAGCAGAGGAAAATATGGGAAGACATGGAGAGGAGGATCAGGGAGAACGAGTTCAGTAGCGTGGAGGAGAAAATTCAGGCGAGGAAGAGGTGGTTAAGTGCGAAGAAGGAGATACTTGGAAAAACTTGA
- the glnA gene encoding type I glutamate--ammonia ligase, producing the protein MVRRLRGDCMEEVERAKAVLKENNVRQVLCAFADVRGYLQMFSIPAREFVDGSAFENGIGFDGSSVRGFRTIEKSDMVWMPDASSLKIIPWIDDPIQKSAIMFGNVYEAWGTEIADCDPRGYVAKRYEDMLKSEGMSAIFGPEIEFFLFEGVDFTRLSWDMWVSPNGGAGDSWGPPRIMPISSELESGYMIRPKEGYFRPPPEDTTVEYRNELVYYLEQLGIDIEYHHHEVATAGQVELDFKPKQLVDVGDAFYLYKFAAKNIAAMHGLYATFMPKPLYLDNASGMHTHQSLWKGEPFSGEAVFADPDDEYMLSQKARYYIGGLLEHAKALTALCAPTVNSYKRLVPGFEAPIYICWSPRNRSALVRVPMYVKKPSAIRVEYRGVDPSCNPYLAITAQLAAGLDGIKKKIDPGDPLLEDVYELTPAQKRELGVGELPTTLRDAIDHLASDELMQEVLGSHIFDAFMELKIDEWNQYCLYITPWEFMKYFDI; encoded by the coding sequence ATGGTAAGGCGGCTGAGAGGTGATTGTATGGAGGAGGTTGAGAGAGCTAAGGCGGTGTTGAAGGAAAATAACGTCAGACAGGTACTCTGTGCATTTGCGGATGTTAGGGGATACCTTCAGATGTTCTCAATTCCCGCGAGGGAGTTTGTTGACGGCAGCGCCTTCGAGAACGGAATCGGTTTTGACGGTTCCTCAGTCAGAGGGTTCAGAACGATAGAGAAGAGCGACATGGTCTGGATGCCTGATGCATCATCGCTTAAAATCATTCCGTGGATAGATGACCCTATTCAGAAGTCCGCGATAATGTTCGGCAACGTTTACGAGGCGTGGGGCACTGAGATTGCTGACTGTGATCCAAGAGGTTACGTGGCCAAGAGGTACGAGGACATGCTGAAGAGCGAGGGAATGTCAGCCATATTCGGGCCAGAAATTGAGTTCTTCCTTTTCGAGGGTGTTGACTTCACAAGGCTGAGCTGGGACATGTGGGTCTCGCCCAACGGCGGTGCGGGAGACAGCTGGGGTCCGCCGAGAATCATGCCCATCAGCTCTGAACTTGAGAGTGGGTACATGATAAGGCCCAAGGAGGGTTACTTCAGACCTCCACCTGAAGATACAACGGTTGAATATAGAAACGAGCTGGTTTACTATTTGGAGCAGCTCGGAATAGACATTGAGTACCACCACCATGAGGTTGCCACAGCAGGGCAGGTGGAGCTGGATTTCAAGCCAAAACAGCTTGTGGATGTTGGTGATGCTTTCTACCTCTACAAGTTCGCAGCGAAGAACATTGCAGCGATGCACGGGTTGTATGCGACCTTCATGCCAAAGCCGCTTTACCTCGACAACGCGAGCGGAATGCACACCCACCAGAGCCTCTGGAAGGGAGAGCCCTTCAGCGGCGAGGCTGTTTTTGCAGATCCTGATGATGAGTACATGCTGAGCCAGAAGGCCCGCTACTACATAGGTGGGTTGCTGGAGCATGCAAAGGCTCTGACAGCACTCTGCGCTCCGACAGTGAACAGCTACAAGCGCCTTGTGCCGGGCTTTGAAGCTCCCATCTACATCTGCTGGAGCCCGAGGAACAGGTCCGCTTTAGTGAGGGTGCCGATGTATGTCAAGAAGCCCTCAGCAATAAGGGTGGAGTACAGGGGTGTTGACCCGAGCTGCAATCCTTATCTTGCCATCACAGCCCAGCTTGCTGCCGGCTTAGACGGAATAAAGAAGAAGATAGACCCCGGTGACCCGCTGCTTGAGGACGTTTACGAGCTGACACCAGCACAGAAGAGAGAGCTTGGAGTGGGAGAGCTGCCTACAACGCTTAGAGATGCGATAGACCATCTGGCAAGCGATGAGCTTATGCAGGAAGTGCTGGGCAGCCACATCTTCGACGCCTTCATGGAGCTGAAGATTGACGAGTGGAACCAGTACTGTCTCTACATCACTCCGTGGGAATTCATGAAGTATTTTGATATCTGA
- a CDS encoding 4Fe-4S dicluster domain-containing protein, whose amino-acid sequence MSGGENMARIRIVSKPEVCIGCHLCEVWCSVAHSKSKDIIKAFLYEQPRPQPRILVEEDLPETYALQCRHCEEPKCVAACIAGALYKDDDGIVIHDESKCVACYSCIMACPYGAIRINIETKKPLKCDLCKGLDYPYCVKYCPNNALEIVEEVEEYV is encoded by the coding sequence ATGTCCGGAGGCGAGAACATGGCAAGAATAAGGATTGTTTCAAAACCGGAGGTTTGCATTGGATGTCACCTGTGTGAGGTATGGTGTAGTGTCGCCCACTCAAAGTCAAAGGACATCATCAAGGCCTTCCTCTACGAGCAGCCCAGACCGCAGCCAAGGATACTTGTTGAGGAGGACTTGCCGGAAACCTACGCCCTGCAGTGCAGGCATTGCGAGGAGCCGAAGTGCGTTGCGGCATGCATAGCTGGAGCGCTCTACAAGGATGACGATGGGATTGTGATTCACGATGAGAGTAAATGCGTTGCTTGTTATAGCTGCATCATGGCCTGCCCCTACGGGGCCATAAGAATCAATATTGAAACCAAAAAGCCCCTGAAATGCGACCTGTGCAAGGGGCTTGATTATCCTTACTGTGTTAAGTACTGCCCGAACAATGCCTTGGAAATCGTTGAAGAGGTGGAGGAGTACGTATGA
- a CDS encoding NAD(P)/FAD-dependent oxidoreductase: MKYDYVIIGNSAGGIGCVEAIRELDVDSSILVISAEKYHAYSRALIPYYLDGKIEFEKMYYRPPDFYEKMDVETKLGVRAVGVDVEAKKVLLESGEEVEYGKLLIATGGKPFIPPMEGLGGQSNVFTFLKMDDVLAVEKAIKEAKKAVVLGGGIIGLMASEVLAKKGLDVKVVELADRVLAPVVDETTSRIVERKFEENGVEIILNNTISKVVGEERVEKVILRDGRELEADMLLVAVGVVPNVDIVKNTPIKVNRGIVVNRKMETSVKDVYACGDCAEIYDFVFGANRVLPLWPTAYTGGRIAGFNMVGIEREYNLATSMNAMHFFDYYIINAGLNVPNDSEEFEVIYRLEGDSYRKFALKDGRIAGFIIAGKMERAGIFLKLMEEGIDVSSFKEKLLKDNFGFLDIPEPTRWKLIEDKIKLGVVREI, from the coding sequence ATGAAGTACGATTACGTGATTATTGGAAACTCGGCAGGAGGAATTGGATGCGTGGAGGCGATAAGGGAGCTTGATGTGGATTCAAGCATTCTGGTAATCTCCGCAGAGAAGTACCACGCCTACTCAAGAGCCCTCATCCCCTACTACCTCGACGGCAAAATTGAGTTCGAGAAGATGTACTACCGCCCACCAGACTTCTACGAGAAAATGGACGTTGAAACGAAGCTCGGAGTGAGGGCGGTAGGAGTTGATGTTGAAGCTAAGAAGGTTCTGCTTGAGAGCGGAGAGGAGGTTGAGTACGGGAAGCTTCTCATCGCAACAGGAGGAAAGCCCTTCATACCGCCGATGGAAGGGCTGGGAGGGCAGAGCAACGTCTTCACCTTCCTGAAGATGGATGATGTGCTTGCGGTTGAGAAGGCCATCAAGGAGGCAAAGAAGGCGGTGGTTCTCGGTGGAGGTATCATCGGTCTGATGGCATCAGAGGTTCTGGCCAAAAAGGGTTTGGATGTGAAGGTTGTTGAGCTCGCAGATAGGGTTCTCGCTCCCGTTGTTGATGAAACAACCTCAAGAATCGTGGAGAGAAAGTTTGAGGAGAATGGGGTGGAGATCATACTCAACAACACCATCTCCAAGGTTGTTGGAGAGGAAAGGGTTGAGAAAGTCATTCTGAGGGATGGAAGGGAGCTTGAGGCGGACATGCTGCTCGTCGCTGTAGGTGTCGTTCCGAATGTTGACATCGTGAAGAACACTCCGATAAAGGTCAACAGGGGCATAGTGGTCAACAGGAAAATGGAAACATCCGTAAAGGACGTTTACGCATGCGGTGACTGCGCTGAGATTTACGATTTCGTGTTTGGAGCGAACAGAGTTCTGCCACTCTGGCCCACAGCCTACACTGGCGGTAGAATTGCGGGATTCAACATGGTTGGTATCGAGAGGGAGTACAATTTGGCAACATCAATGAACGCCATGCACTTCTTTGATTACTATATAATCAACGCTGGCCTCAACGTTCCAAACGACAGCGAGGAGTTTGAGGTGATTTACAGGCTGGAGGGGGACAGCTACAGAAAGTTCGCCCTTAAGGATGGTAGAATCGCGGGATTCATAATCGCAGGAAAGATGGAAAGAGCAGGAATATTCCTCAAGCTGATGGAGGAGGGAATAGACGTCTCATCCTTTAAGGAGAAGCTGCTTAAGGACAACTTCGGATTTCTGGACATTCCCGAACCAACGAGATGGAAGCTGATTGAAGATAAAATCAAGCTTGGAGTGGTGAGAGAGATATGA
- a CDS encoding class II glutamine amidotransferase, with translation MRGKRVVLPDKDHQACGLFGVIDRSGRRFSGEMAINAMINMKVRGNGLGGGFAAYGIYPEYKDYYALHVMFQDWDMEAKHRVDEFLDANFDVVYAEEIPVNPEANVASPPLFWRYFVSPNKKGDEKKLSDDDYVVKKVMEINTKINNAYVVSSGKDMGVFKGVGFPEDIAEYFMLAEEYKGYMWTAHSRFPTNTPGWWGGAHPFCILDWTVVHNGEISSYGTNKRYLEMFGYYCTLLTDTEVMAYAVDLLMRKQGLPIEIVSKIFAPPMWDHIDIMDEKKKKFYTALRMNYGPLLINGPWTIVVARHGEMFGITDRIRLRPITSGEKGDLLFVSSEESAIRAVCPDLDRVYTPMGGEPVIGRLKSREKELAKQLSEVE, from the coding sequence ATGAGGGGTAAGAGAGTCGTTCTTCCCGATAAGGATCACCAAGCCTGCGGTCTTTTCGGAGTTATAGACCGCAGTGGCAGGAGATTCAGTGGTGAGATGGCCATAAATGCCATGATAAACATGAAGGTGAGAGGAAACGGCCTTGGCGGTGGTTTTGCAGCTTACGGCATCTATCCTGAGTACAAGGACTACTACGCCCTTCACGTGATGTTCCAGGACTGGGACATGGAGGCAAAGCACAGAGTTGATGAGTTTCTGGACGCAAACTTTGATGTTGTGTATGCAGAGGAGATTCCGGTCAATCCGGAAGCGAATGTGGCCTCACCCCCGCTATTCTGGCGCTACTTCGTCTCGCCAAACAAGAAGGGGGATGAGAAGAAGCTCAGCGATGATGACTATGTTGTGAAGAAGGTTATGGAGATAAACACGAAGATTAACAACGCCTACGTCGTCTCATCGGGCAAGGACATGGGCGTTTTCAAGGGAGTCGGCTTCCCTGAGGACATTGCAGAATACTTCATGCTTGCTGAGGAATACAAGGGCTACATGTGGACGGCCCACTCCCGCTTTCCAACAAACACTCCCGGATGGTGGGGTGGTGCGCATCCATTCTGCATCCTCGACTGGACTGTTGTTCACAACGGCGAAATCTCATCTTACGGCACGAACAAGCGCTACCTTGAGATGTTTGGCTATTACTGCACACTGCTTACAGACACAGAAGTGATGGCCTACGCAGTTGACTTACTCATGAGAAAGCAGGGGTTGCCCATCGAGATAGTCTCCAAGATTTTCGCCCCGCCAATGTGGGACCACATCGACATAATGGACGAGAAAAAGAAGAAGTTCTACACCGCTTTAAGAATGAACTACGGACCTCTGCTGATAAACGGCCCCTGGACGATAGTTGTTGCGAGGCACGGAGAGATGTTTGGAATCACTGACAGAATAAGGCTCAGGCCCATAACCTCGGGAGAGAAGGGTGACCTGCTCTTCGTCTCATCCGAGGAGTCGGCAATCAGAGCTGTGTGTCCAGATCTGGACAGAGTTTACACGCCGATGGGTGGAGAGCCCGTCATTGGCAGGTTGAAAAGCAGGGAGAAGGAGCTGGCAAAGCAGCTTTCAGAGGTGGAATGA